In Paenibacillus larvae subsp. larvae, the following proteins share a genomic window:
- a CDS encoding carboxypeptidase M32, producing MSSTDFTVQLDGFKQLVRKINHYNEAVGLMYWDLRTGAPRKGVEQRSEVIGELSTEVFRMSVSDEMGCYLDFFMQHHNLNQLDEVSRKMVLECKKDYDRSKKIPEKKYQEYVILTSQAETAWEEAKEESDFAKFQPYLEKIVKFNQEFVELWGYEGNKYNTLLDMYEPGMTVEKLDEVFGKLRSEVVPLLAEIQKSGQQPDLSCLKQEFDVDKQKAFSRFMLGELNYDFAAGRLDETVHPFATGLNPGDVRITTRYLKEDVVSALFGTIHECGHALYEQNISKDLAGTNLCSGTSMGIHESQSRFWENKIGRSHEFWSKYFRKLQETFPGQFDEINVDTLYKAINHTEPSLIRIEADELTYNLHIMIRYEIEKGLIDGDIQVANLPKVWNAKYKEYLGIEPQNDSEGVLQDVHWSGGSFGYFPSYALGNMYAAQFLHKMKEDILDFDNLVADGNFKPIKNYLTEHIYQYGKLLDPNEIVQKVTGEELNPQYLVDYLKNKYKSIYGL from the coding sequence ATGAGTTCAACAGATTTCACGGTTCAATTAGATGGATTCAAGCAGCTTGTTCGTAAAATAAACCATTATAATGAAGCCGTTGGTCTTATGTACTGGGATTTACGGACGGGAGCCCCGCGTAAAGGTGTGGAGCAACGTTCCGAAGTGATTGGGGAATTATCAACAGAAGTATTCCGAATGTCGGTTTCCGATGAGATGGGGTGTTACCTCGATTTCTTTATGCAGCATCATAATCTGAACCAGCTGGATGAGGTTTCCCGTAAAATGGTGCTGGAATGCAAGAAAGACTATGACCGCAGCAAAAAAATTCCGGAGAAGAAGTACCAGGAGTATGTGATCTTAACTTCACAAGCAGAGACGGCCTGGGAGGAGGCTAAGGAGGAGTCTGACTTCGCGAAATTCCAGCCTTACCTGGAAAAAATCGTGAAGTTTAACCAGGAGTTTGTGGAGCTTTGGGGTTATGAAGGGAATAAATACAACACGCTACTTGATATGTACGAGCCGGGCATGACAGTAGAGAAACTCGATGAAGTATTCGGCAAACTTCGTAGTGAAGTAGTGCCTCTCTTGGCGGAGATTCAAAAATCGGGTCAGCAGCCGGACTTGTCCTGCCTGAAACAGGAATTTGATGTAGATAAGCAAAAAGCTTTCAGCAGGTTTATGTTGGGTGAACTGAATTATGATTTTGCCGCCGGAAGACTGGATGAAACAGTCCATCCTTTTGCCACAGGATTAAACCCGGGGGATGTTCGAATTACAACCCGATATTTGAAAGAGGATGTAGTAAGTGCTTTATTTGGCACGATCCATGAGTGCGGGCATGCTTTATACGAGCAAAATATTTCCAAAGATCTGGCTGGTACGAACCTATGTTCAGGTACATCGATGGGCATACATGAATCTCAATCCCGCTTCTGGGAAAATAAAATAGGCCGCAGCCACGAATTCTGGTCTAAATACTTCAGAAAGCTGCAGGAAACATTCCCTGGCCAATTCGATGAGATAAATGTGGATACATTATACAAAGCGATTAACCATACCGAGCCTTCCCTAATCCGGATCGAAGCAGATGAGCTTACATACAATTTACATATTATGATCCGTTATGAAATCGAGAAGGGACTCATAGACGGGGATATTCAGGTTGCGAATCTCCCTAAGGTTTGGAATGCCAAGTACAAGGAATATCTGGGCATTGAACCTCAGAACGATAGTGAAGGGGTTCTACAGGATGTGCACTGGTCTGGCGGTTCCTTCGGTTATTTCCCGTCTTATGCCTTGGGTAATATGTATGCGGCCCAATTCCTGCATAAGATGAAAGAAGACATTCTGGATTTTGATAATCTCGTAGCTGATGGAAACTTTAAGCCCATCAAAAATTATTTGACAGAACATATTTATCAATACGGAAAACTGCTCGACCCTAACGAAATTGTTCAAAAAGTAACAGGGGAAGAATTGAATCCGCAGTATCTAGTCGATTATCTGAAAAACAAATACAAGTCAATTTATGGATTGTAA
- a CDS encoding iron-sulfur cluster biosynthesis family protein: protein MHLTITETAERILSPLLQEPSTWLKLVYDIEGCGCAVDGVPALWLVNECKPTDKIARGSSFDVLYNPKQEIFFEEDIKIDYSKDSKAFTLSSPNQIYSVSINLVNKKHIQN from the coding sequence ATGCATCTAACGATAACAGAGACAGCAGAGAGAATATTGAGCCCTCTCTTACAGGAACCTTCCACATGGTTGAAGCTCGTATACGATATTGAGGGCTGCGGATGTGCAGTTGACGGAGTTCCGGCCCTTTGGCTTGTAAATGAATGCAAGCCTACCGATAAGATTGCCCGGGGAAGCTCATTCGATGTATTATATAACCCTAAGCAGGAGATCTTTTTTGAAGAAGATATAAAGATTGATTATTCAAAAGACTCCAAGGCGTTCACTTTGAGCAGCCCAAACCAGATTTACAGTGTGTCTATAAATCTGGTTAACAAAAAACATATACAGAATTAA
- a CDS encoding beta-class carbonic anhydrase — translation MSLLSNILEYNKTFVDNKQYEEFLTDKFPDKRMVILTCMDTRLVELLPRALNLRNGDAKIIKNAGALVSHPFGSVMRSIIVAVYELNADEVLVIGHKECGMTGLNANSVLNKAQERGISQVVLNTLEHSGIRLEKWLRGFNEVNEAVAKSLSVIRNHPLLPPSLPVHGLVIDPATGELELVEEGYKNAVAGSTEPA, via the coding sequence ATGTCATTACTTTCAAACATTCTGGAGTACAATAAAACATTTGTCGACAACAAACAATATGAAGAATTCTTAACAGACAAATTTCCTGATAAACGCATGGTCATTCTGACCTGCATGGATACAAGGCTGGTAGAACTCCTTCCACGTGCCCTGAATCTTCGTAACGGAGATGCCAAAATAATCAAGAATGCAGGGGCTCTGGTCTCCCATCCTTTCGGTAGCGTTATGAGAAGCATTATTGTAGCGGTCTACGAACTGAATGCAGACGAAGTGCTTGTTATTGGCCATAAAGAATGCGGCATGACAGGATTAAATGCAAACTCCGTTTTGAATAAGGCCCAGGAAAGAGGGATCAGCCAAGTAGTGCTGAATACGTTGGAGCACTCGGGCATCCGTCTTGAAAAATGGCTTCGGGGCTTTAACGAAGTCAATGAGGCGGTTGCAAAGAGCTTATCGGTAATCCGCAATCACCCTCTCCTTCCCCCAAGTCTTCCTGTTCACGGTTTGGTTATAGATCCTGCTACAGGAGAGCTGGAACTTGTGGAAGAAGGGTACAAAAATGCGGTAGCCGGTTCCACTGAACCGGCTTAA
- a CDS encoding DUF309 domain-containing protein — MTDYSGAYINFLIHFHTDRDYFECHEILEEYWKAHPEHPLSRSFVLLIQIAVAQYHERRGNRRGALKMLQSADMYFHPEQISDLGLDPERLREELEERKKDLARDGRPFTDLNLPIRDPALSLLCQESCRSSGLQWGVLSDIQNDELVHRHTRRDRSSVIEERRLQKERKENQRRSTLEPRTDG, encoded by the coding sequence GTGACGGATTATTCCGGTGCCTATATAAACTTTCTTATTCACTTTCATACTGACCGAGATTATTTTGAATGTCATGAGATTTTAGAAGAATATTGGAAGGCTCATCCGGAGCATCCTTTAAGCCGCTCCTTTGTGCTTCTGATTCAGATTGCGGTAGCCCAGTATCATGAAAGGCGGGGGAACAGAAGAGGGGCATTAAAGATGCTTCAGAGCGCGGATATGTATTTTCACCCTGAACAGATCAGCGATCTAGGTCTTGATCCTGAACGACTCAGGGAAGAACTGGAAGAACGCAAAAAAGACTTAGCGAGGGACGGCAGGCCGTTTACTGATTTAAACTTGCCTATCCGCGACCCTGCACTAAGCCTGTTGTGCCAGGAAAGTTGCCGATCTTCCGGTCTTCAATGGGGAGTACTGAGCGATATTCAAAACGATGAGCTAGTCCATCGTCACACAAGGAGAGACCGATCATCCGTTATTGAAGAAAGACGGTTGCAAAAAGAACGGAAAGAGAATCAAAGACGATCTACTCTTGAACCCAGGACAGATGGTTAA
- a CDS encoding DUF2653 family protein: protein MRLDEQDIINAVCLNMSTRKQLEPADIEVVLHWDEEFGYSAEVFWGERSQVLIEANLLEAIEQFMFTQMGERVFRNQIKLDLEDEIVAYIET from the coding sequence ATGAGACTTGATGAACAGGATATCATCAATGCCGTGTGCCTGAATATGTCCACACGTAAACAACTTGAGCCCGCGGATATAGAAGTGGTTCTTCATTGGGATGAAGAATTTGGTTATTCGGCTGAAGTATTCTGGGGAGAGCGAAGCCAGGTTCTCATTGAAGCCAATCTCCTGGAAGCTATTGAGCAGTTCATGTTTACACAAATGGGGGAACGGGTATTTCGAAACCAGATCAAACTAGACTTGGAAGATGAAATTGTTGCTTATATAGAAACATAA